Proteins co-encoded in one Pseudorhizobium banfieldiae genomic window:
- a CDS encoding efflux RND transporter permease subunit: MNISRFFVDRPVFAAVLSILIVVAGLIGLRALPISEYPEVVPPSIVVRATYPGANPTVIAETVATPLEEQINGVEDMLYMSSQATSDGVLTVTVTFKLGTDPDKAQQLVQNRVAQAEPRLPAEVRALGLTTVKSSPDFIMVVNLVSEDNGYDITYLRNYATLNIKDRLARIEGVGQVQVFGAGDYSMRVWIDPQKAAEHGLAASDISNAIRAQNVQAAAGIIGASPSVPETGLQLNVNAQGRLETPEEFGAVIVKSGENGEITRLRDVARIELGAADYTLRSLLDGQPAVAVAVLQAPGSNAIEIADNVTATMDQLQLAMPEGVKYEIVYDTTKFVRASIEKVVETLLEAVALVVLVVILFLQTWRASIIPLIAVPVSIIGTFAVMYAFGFSINALTLFGLVLAIGIVVDDAIVVVENVERNIENGLSPRDATYRAMREVSGPIIAIALVLVAVFVPLAFITGLSGQFYRQFALTIAISTVISAINSLTLSPALAALLLKDHHAPKDWLTRLMDRLFGWFFRGFNRAFGAASSGYGRTVGGLLSRKSLVMIVYLALVGATYSVFTTVPGGFVPAQDKQYLIGFAQLPDGATLDRTEEVIRKMSDIALEQPGVTHAIAFPGLSINGFTIGSNAGIVFAALDDFENRKTPELSGGAIAMALNQKYAGIQEAFIAMFPPPPVNGLGQTGGFKLQIEDRAGYGNQVLDEATKAVLAKAYQTPELAGIFSSFQINVPQLFADVDRAKAEQLGVAVTDVFETLQIYLGSLYVNDFNAFGRTYSVRVQADAKFRAEAEDIGELKVRSRSGEMIPLSALLKVEETTGPERTTRYNGFLSADINGGPAPGYSSGQAQAAIEKIVRETVPQGIDFEWTDLTYQEILAGNSSIVVFPLALLLVYLVLAAQYESLTLPLSIIMIVPMGVLAALTGVWLTGGDNNIFTQIGLVVLVGLSAKNAILIVEFARELELEGRTPFDAAVEASRLRLRPILMTSMAFIMGVVPLVISTGAGAEMRSAMGIAVFSGMIGVTFFGIFMTPVFYLLVRILTGRRPLRRSGMQEVPALSPAE, from the coding sequence GGTGGCGGGCCTGATCGGCCTGCGCGCCCTGCCGATCTCGGAGTACCCGGAGGTCGTGCCGCCATCCATCGTCGTGCGGGCCACTTATCCCGGCGCCAACCCTACGGTCATTGCCGAGACGGTCGCAACACCTCTCGAAGAGCAGATCAACGGCGTCGAGGACATGCTCTACATGTCCAGCCAGGCGACGTCGGATGGTGTCCTCACCGTTACCGTGACATTCAAGCTCGGCACTGATCCGGACAAGGCCCAGCAGCTTGTCCAGAACCGGGTGGCGCAGGCCGAACCGCGCCTGCCGGCCGAGGTGCGGGCACTGGGCCTCACCACGGTGAAGAGTTCGCCGGACTTCATCATGGTCGTCAACCTGGTCTCGGAGGATAACGGCTACGACATCACCTATCTCCGCAACTATGCGACCCTCAACATCAAGGATCGCCTCGCCCGCATCGAGGGCGTCGGCCAGGTCCAGGTCTTTGGGGCCGGCGACTATTCGATGCGCGTCTGGATCGACCCGCAGAAGGCGGCGGAGCATGGGCTTGCCGCCAGCGACATCAGCAATGCCATCCGGGCGCAGAATGTCCAGGCGGCGGCAGGCATAATCGGCGCATCGCCTAGCGTTCCCGAAACCGGCCTCCAACTGAACGTCAATGCGCAGGGACGTCTCGAAACGCCGGAAGAGTTCGGTGCCGTCATCGTCAAGAGCGGCGAGAATGGCGAGATTACCCGGCTGCGCGACGTCGCGCGGATCGAGTTGGGAGCTGCCGATTACACGCTGCGCTCGCTGCTGGACGGACAGCCCGCCGTCGCCGTCGCCGTCCTGCAGGCACCGGGTTCGAACGCCATCGAGATTGCCGACAACGTCACGGCGACGATGGACCAGTTGCAGCTCGCAATGCCCGAAGGCGTGAAGTACGAGATCGTCTACGACACCACCAAGTTCGTTCGCGCGTCGATCGAAAAGGTGGTGGAGACGCTTCTCGAGGCGGTGGCGCTGGTTGTCCTGGTGGTCATCCTCTTCCTGCAGACCTGGCGCGCCTCGATTATCCCGCTGATCGCTGTCCCGGTCTCCATCATCGGCACCTTCGCCGTTATGTATGCCTTCGGCTTCTCCATCAACGCGCTGACACTCTTCGGCCTTGTGCTCGCGATCGGCATCGTCGTCGACGACGCGATCGTCGTTGTCGAGAATGTCGAGCGAAACATCGAGAACGGCCTCTCGCCCCGCGATGCCACCTATCGGGCGATGCGGGAAGTGTCGGGACCGATCATCGCGATCGCCCTGGTGCTCGTCGCGGTCTTCGTTCCGCTCGCCTTCATTACCGGCCTGTCAGGTCAGTTCTACCGGCAGTTTGCGCTGACGATCGCGATCTCGACCGTGATCTCGGCCATCAATTCGCTGACGCTGTCGCCGGCGCTGGCAGCCCTGCTTCTGAAGGACCATCATGCGCCGAAGGACTGGCTGACGCGTTTGATGGACCGGCTGTTCGGCTGGTTCTTCCGAGGCTTCAACCGCGCCTTCGGCGCCGCGTCGAGCGGCTATGGCCGCACCGTTGGCGGACTGCTGTCCCGCAAGAGCCTGGTCATGATCGTCTATCTGGCGCTGGTCGGTGCCACTTACAGCGTGTTCACGACAGTCCCTGGCGGTTTCGTGCCGGCACAGGACAAGCAGTACCTGATCGGCTTCGCCCAGCTCCCGGATGGCGCCACGCTCGACCGGACGGAAGAGGTCATCCGCAAGATGAGCGACATCGCGCTGGAGCAGCCGGGTGTGACGCATGCCATCGCCTTCCCCGGATTGTCCATCAACGGCTTCACCATCGGTTCGAATGCGGGCATCGTCTTCGCGGCGCTCGATGATTTCGAAAACCGGAAGACACCCGAGCTTTCGGGCGGCGCCATCGCCATGGCGCTGAACCAGAAGTATGCCGGAATTCAGGAAGCCTTCATCGCCATGTTCCCGCCTCCGCCGGTCAACGGGCTTGGCCAGACGGGCGGCTTTAAGTTGCAGATCGAAGATCGCGCCGGCTATGGCAACCAAGTCCTGGATGAAGCCACCAAGGCCGTGCTTGCTAAGGCCTATCAGACACCGGAACTGGCCGGCATATTCTCAAGCTTCCAGATCAACGTGCCGCAACTTTTCGCGGATGTGGACCGAGCAAAGGCCGAACAGCTGGGTGTGGCGGTGACAGATGTCTTCGAAACGCTGCAGATCTACCTCGGCTCCCTCTATGTCAACGACTTCAACGCCTTCGGCCGTACCTACAGCGTTCGGGTTCAGGCGGACGCGAAGTTCCGCGCGGAGGCGGAGGACATCGGTGAGCTGAAGGTGCGTTCGCGCTCGGGAGAGATGATCCCGCTTTCGGCGCTCCTTAAGGTGGAGGAGACGACGGGACCGGAGCGGACGACCCGCTACAACGGCTTCCTCTCGGCTGACATCAACGGCGGCCCGGCGCCGGGCTATTCGTCGGGGCAGGCGCAGGCAGCGATCGAGAAGATCGTCCGGGAGACGGTGCCGCAGGGGATCGACTTCGAATGGACGGATCTCACCTACCAGGAGATCCTTGCCGGCAATTCCTCGATCGTCGTCTTCCCGCTGGCGCTTCTCCTCGTCTACCTCGTGCTCGCGGCGCAGTACGAGAGCCTGACGCTGCCGCTGTCGATCATCATGATCGTGCCCATGGGCGTCCTGGCGGCACTGACAGGCGTGTGGCTGACGGGCGGCGACAACAACATCTTCACCCAGATCGGTCTCGTGGTGCTGGTGGGATTGTCGGCGAAGAACGCAATCCTGATCGTCGAGTTCGCCCGCGAACTGGAGCTTGAAGGGCGCACTCCGTTCGACGCTGCAGTTGAAGCAAGTCGCCTGCGTCTGCGTCCGATCCTGATGACGTCGATGGCCTTCATCATGGGCGTCGTGCCGCTCGTGATCTCCACCGGAGCGGGAGCGGAGATGCGTTCGGCAATGGGCATTGCCGTGTTTTCCGGCATGATCGGTGTGACCTTCTTCGGCATCTTCATGACGCCGGTCTTCTACCTGCTGGTGCGCATCCTCACGGGTCGCCGTCCCCTGCGGCGGTCCGGTATGCAGGAGGTCCCCGCTCTCTCTCCAGCGGAGTAG